From a single Glycine soja cultivar W05 chromosome 19, ASM419377v2, whole genome shotgun sequence genomic region:
- the LOC114398323 gene encoding transcriptional regulator SUPERMAN-like produces the protein MEGNFLTRNTHNKGDRFGFEEHSWPARNYACSFCKREFKSAQALGGHMNVHRRDRARLRSCLTPSSWVSSEFPNKPNPSIEPNPTHLSSSSPSSSCISNNLLNCAHTSPLYIPSLTLSSSLTPASPNGDKKPRRVSPHLLPLLIHQRCEEIKMSKNKASGLGVEEVRGCAIGEELKFFKSSTSEHNIKLELGIGLIKQPEKLDLELRLGHC, from the coding sequence ATGGAAGGAAACTTTCTGACCAGAAACACGCATAATAAAGGGGACAGGTTTGGGTTTGAGGAGCATTCATGGCCTGCTAGAAACTATGCTTGTAGCTTTTGCAAGAGAGAGTTCAAGTCTGCTCAAGCCTTGGGTGGCCACATGAATGTTCACAGAAGGGATAGGGCAAGATTGAGATCTTGCTTAACCCCATCATCATGGGTTTCTTCTGAGTTTCCTAATAAACCTAACCCTAGCATTGAGCCTAACCCAACTCATCTTTCATCCTCCTCTCcatcatcatcatgcatatctAATAACCTGTTGAATTGTGCTCATACGTCTCCACTTTATATCCCTTCTTTGACTTTGTCTTCTTCACTTACTCCAGCTTCTCCCAATGGAGACAAGAAACCAAGAAGAGTATCTCcccatcttcttcctcttttgatTCATCAACGCTGTGAGGAAATTAAGATGAGTAAGAACAAAGCGAGTGGTTTAGGAGTTGAAGAAGTACGGGGTTGTGCAATAGGGGAGGAACTCAAGTTTTTCAAGAGTAGTACTAGTGAGCATAACATCAAGCTGGAGTTGGGAATAGGGTTGATTAAACAACCAGAAAAGTTAGATTTGGAGCTACGATTGGGGCACTGCTAG